AAGTGTTTTTAGCCAACCATTATAAATAGGTTAGAATATGAATGATTAAAGTGTAAAAAACACAAGAGTTTAGAggcttttttaagtttaaaagtGGGTTTACAAGAAGCTTTCaggttttaaatataaaatttacaatCATATTCAGGatcatgttaatttaattagtattgtTTAACTCGACcatattaaatcttgaattcttatttgaaattttttttgttttgtttttcattgaattGGATGTTCATAATGATGATGTATGTTGAATTTTGGTTCTAATTTCCCAACAAATTGAGTCTATATGaatatgccaaactgcatattCTAAATTATATCATTTGATTATGGTTACAATATTCAAACGGTGCGCAATctatcttgattaaaaaaaagagccaaAATACAGCATTGAGAAAATACATTTTACAAAGTTTCTATCATATGGCTAGATACAACCTATAAAGATCTAATACTGGGCATGCTAAAGGAGAACTAGAAACATGAGATTCTAACAATTAAAACGATAGGgatagcaaaaataaaaatataaagggcGGGCAATAAACAAAAGCTTCAAAGAAGGCTTCCCATGCTTCAGATGTACATAAACGTTCTCTGCATTAATTTAAGTCCAAACGCCAGATAAAAGAAAGCTGTACTCGAAAACCAAGACAGATCCTTCATTTCAAGTTGCGTCTCTCCAGAAAGTCTTCTTCTCCAGggccaagaattttttttaaaaatactgcCTCAAGATTTTAGATGTAaacctccccctccccctctctATGTATTTCTTTCTATCCACTTGTGTCCGGCATTTATATAAGATCGAGCTGCATGGGCATGAAGAAAATAAGaggaaggaaaacaaaaaaatcattataaatacaTAAACGTTCTCTGCATCAATACTATATTCACCcacacaagagaaaaaaaaaaaacataaaaaagcatatagaaaataaaaccaatGAATTGATGTTGCTGTCTgtgccaaaataaaaaaagatgaaaacacAACTGTCACGTTAATCACAATTTAATTAGGGAGTACACATCATGAAAGATTTGGTAAATAAGTTAGATGCAGACTATAGGAACCTAGACTGTTTGAAAACATTAATGCACGTTAGTCAACCAGTAAAAGGAACATGATTTCAGGATCAAACAAAAGAACAACCTAATTTTAGTCCGAAACCTATGCACTCATTCTTAGTTGAGTCTAGGACCAGTAAACTATATCAATTTGATCCTGagtgttttcttaaatattattgtCTTTCTGTAATGTTCATCAACATTTGAGACTGAATTGAAGTTTCTCCTAAAGCAAATGTAGTCCTCCACTCATTAGAAATGAGAAAACCATTATCGAGGGGACTGATgtctttgaagaaaaaatacaaagcaaaaGTCAAGATCATTGATGGAATTAGCACACCAAATTTCCATAAAATCTTTCTATCTACCACTTTTACGTCtcttactaataataataaaaaaaaaaaaaaaaaaaaagaggactcAATTCCTTGCATGATTACtacaaaaatcattaataattatGCACAGGATTAGATTCATcattaataattaaacattATCCTGCTGACCTTGTAGACCTGAGCTCATTTTCAGGTAGTGCATAATATTGCAACaaaattctcattaaaaaaaaaaaaaaaaaaggaaatttacGGAAgcagaaaatttgaaaaataaaataaattataagtaaaTCTTCCAACATTGAAAAATCTAactttacatattaaaaattctaaatatgaatttaaaagtTATTGGATATGAATTCtcaaaagaattatatatatttaaggaAATGTGACTAATAAGCACATAAAAGAATTATATTCatattaaagtttaaataaCCTTGTTGTAGAAGTTTGTGTTAAGGAATAATACTTCtataactaatttaatatttaatcaaaaactaatttgtttgattttgttattattcgttgaaaaaaatcaattatatatgaGAAAGGATATATCCCTGCCTATGAAAAGAcaatatgtatgtatgtgtggGTGCGTGCGTGCGTGCTTCTTAAATTCCATGAAGGTGATATGTCCCAGCCtctgaaaagaaaatgagttcTTTTAACGAGCTAGCCATTTCGCTCTCTACAAAACAACAGTAACTTTGGCTTTCTACTGCCAGCAATCTACATTACCCTATTTGTGAAAGGATACTAACCCAGATTACTTACTGGAGAACCCATCCATAAATGCAAAGATTATTTTTTCAGACAAACACGTGCAGGCATAAACAGCAAACAACGAACTAAATACATAGAGGAAGTGAAGAAACCATACCTAGCTAGATTGGAAAATCGCCATAAGAAACTAACAAGAAAGGTACACAGTGTCGCAAGAACATCAACAAGAAGGACCAACACTCCTCCTACCTTCATCGCTTTCAGATTTTGGATGCTGTTGGATTTGTTGTGGCTGAAGCAAAACCTGTGCCTGAAGCTGATTGGGATGGGGATCTCCTTGTGGTTGAATCTGAAAAGTGTTGTCAAAAGCTCCTAGAGCCAAAGAGGGTGGTATAGCAGCAGCAGAGGGATTGATCTGATTATACCCAGTAGCAGCAACTGAATTAGCTGGTTCAAGTCCATCGTTAAATCTCACAATTTCTTGCTGAtggtgttgttgttgctgttgctcATAAGCCCTTAATATCTCCTGCTCTCTTGCAGCCACCACGGCAGCCAACTGTTGAGCCTCGTAGAGTTGCTGAGGATGGACATGGTGGTTTTGAAGTTGATGAGCCTCTGCACGCATCCCCATTTGTCCAACAGAAGGAATACCCATCATTGGCATCGCACTATGTTGCATCACAGTTGAAGAAGAAGGATTGCCCATATGTTGTGGCTGCATCACCATAGGTAGCATTGCTTGAGGCCCTATATAATTAGCTAGTTCTTTCTTAGCACAATAAAGATCATTCTGGAGTTGCTTCAGTCTATGTTGAAGAATTGAAATTAACCCAACACAGCCATAAACAGGATCACGGAGCCGTTCTTCAGCTTCATAGGCAAGTGAATTAACAGCATCTTCACGTTGTGCAGCATTGAGCTCATTCAAAAGTTTAGCAACATTACTAGCACCAAATACCTTATGGACACTTGCAAATTTTTGAGGCTGGTCCGGTGGAAAATAAGGTGCGAAAACACATTCTTGCGTGCATTTTCTCCTTAAGAACTTGCATGCCGCACATGGAGAGTTGGAAGAAGACATTTACCCTTCCTTCCAACAACTACAATCAAAACCCattaaagaaaacaagttcAAATCACTAGGTAATAAAGGAAAGGTTTTATTAAGGCATGGAAATCTGGGATTCACGAAGATAAAGGTGAAGAGATTCAGAGAAGCTTCATTTAccaataaaaggaaataaataataatacatgatGAGTCAAAAACGATATAGACAATCAAACAGTAACttgtaatgaaagaaaaagaaactgtaATAATGAAGATATCAAAGGGAAACTGAATCATCTGTTAACTGATGGGCTAATAATATTTCTTCAAGCCTAgctagagagagagggagagtgaaacagaaaaaaaatatttatctaataAC
This Populus alba chromosome 7, ASM523922v2, whole genome shotgun sequence DNA region includes the following protein-coding sequences:
- the LOC118047880 gene encoding LOB domain-containing protein 10 encodes the protein MSSSNSPCAACKFLRRKCTQECVFAPYFPPDQPQKFASVHKVFGASNVAKLLNELNAAQREDAVNSLAYEAEERLRDPVYGCVGLISILQHRLKQLQNDLYCAKKELANYIGPQAMLPMVMQPQHMGNPSSSTVMQHSAMPMMGIPSVGQMGMRAEAHQLQNHHVHPQQLYEAQQLAAVVAAREQEILRAYEQQQQQHHQQEIVRFNDGLEPANSVAATGYNQINPSAAAIPPSLALGAFDNTFQIQPQGDPHPNQLQAQVLLQPQQIQQHPKSESDEARSYINAGHKWIERNT